A stretch of Deinococcus seoulensis DNA encodes these proteins:
- a CDS encoding helix-turn-helix domain-containing protein, translating into MTAQHEPRGLLTVPEAARLLHVSDDTVRRQIREGDLGAVQIGTTPTGRPRYRIPTAVVEERLGRSTLPAPSAAERLQAAFAVLTEDQQEALLTQAVSWARAQTPGVVVGERLPEPTSEDIARRFPGLASRMTRTD; encoded by the coding sequence ATGACCGCTCAACATGAACCGCGCGGCCTCCTGACCGTCCCGGAAGCAGCCCGACTGCTCCACGTGAGTGACGACACCGTCCGGCGACAGATTCGTGAAGGTGACCTGGGGGCCGTGCAGATCGGCACGACGCCCACCGGACGTCCCCGCTACCGTATTCCCACAGCTGTCGTCGAAGAGCGGCTGGGCCGCAGTACGCTTCCGGCGCCGTCCGCGGCAGAGCGACTACAGGCCGCGTTCGCCGTCCTGACCGAAGACCAGCAGGAGGCCCTGCTCACGCAGGCGGTCTCCTGGGCCAGGGCACAGACGCCGGGTGTGGTTGTCGGAGAACGACTGCCCGAGCCGACGTCCGAGGACATCGCCCGGCGCTTTCCAGGGCTGGCATCTCGGATGACGCGGACCGACTGA
- a CDS encoding ParA family protein produces MTLITTVHSYAGGVAKSATARDLSAALAIQGHRVLLVDADHQADLSVSLGVDVDEAFANADDSFAQTIGPAVLGTGSLPDVHRVFGLDLIPSSITLYNLEKELKSDVSMVVGLRYALNEIRAAGTYDFVFIDTNPTLGDMATLALLAADRVLLPIPPNRKGLRAGSFIRSRVEKGHYHRLNPELQVLPPVITQAPNTILARQYQSEIESLFGRTLGIVRHRPGLYPTAMERATPVPVFDRGDGRAEIMAVADAFLQAVGAARVS; encoded by the coding sequence ATGACCCTGATCACCACCGTTCACAGCTATGCGGGAGGCGTCGCCAAGAGTGCGACCGCGCGTGACCTCAGCGCTGCTCTGGCCATCCAGGGACACCGCGTTCTCCTGGTTGACGCCGACCACCAAGCCGACCTCAGCGTCAGTCTGGGCGTCGATGTCGATGAGGCGTTCGCCAACGCCGACGACTCCTTCGCGCAGACCATAGGGCCCGCCGTCCTGGGAACCGGCTCGCTTCCTGATGTTCACCGTGTCTTCGGGCTCGATCTGATTCCCAGTTCCATCACCCTGTACAACCTCGAAAAGGAACTGAAATCGGATGTGAGCATGGTCGTCGGGCTGCGCTACGCCCTGAACGAGATCCGCGCGGCAGGCACCTACGACTTCGTCTTCATCGACACCAACCCCACGCTGGGCGACATGGCGACGCTGGCCCTGCTGGCCGCCGACCGGGTGCTTCTGCCCATTCCACCCAACCGCAAGGGCCTGCGCGCCGGCAGCTTCATCCGCTCACGGGTCGAGAAGGGGCACTACCACCGCCTGAACCCCGAACTTCAGGTACTGCCACCCGTGATCACCCAGGCGCCCAACACCATCCTCGCCCGGCAGTACCAGTCCGAAATCGAAAGTCTGTTCGGACGGACCCTCGGGATCGTGCGTCACCGTCCAGGCCTCTACCCCACCGCGATGGAACGTGCCACGCCCGTGCCGGTCTTCGACCGAGGCGATGGCCGCGCCGAGATCATGGCCGTGGCGGACGCGTTCCTCCAGGCTGTCGGGGCCGCGCGTGTCTCGTGA
- a CDS encoding HIT family protein, with amino-acid sequence MRDDHACPYCDPAELRRDAFVLENDHCLLSIKPSETGALEGAGIIVPKAHRLTVFDLTPQEWAATQDLLLQARAHLEAVLAPDGYNAGWNVGVVGGQHVMHAHFHVMPWFRDEPMAGRGIRSHLKGAENRRQT; translated from the coding sequence ATGCGCGACGACCACGCCTGCCCCTACTGCGATCCTGCTGAGCTTCGCCGGGACGCGTTCGTCCTGGAAAACGACCACTGCCTCCTGAGCATCAAACCCAGTGAGACGGGCGCCCTGGAAGGAGCCGGGATCATCGTCCCGAAAGCCCACCGGCTCACGGTGTTCGATCTCACGCCACAGGAATGGGCTGCCACCCAGGATCTCCTCCTGCAGGCCAGAGCGCATCTGGAGGCCGTCCTCGCCCCTGACGGCTACAACGCCGGGTGGAACGTGGGGGTCGTGGGAGGCCAGCACGTGATGCATGCCCACTTTCACGTCATGCCGTGGTTCCGGGATGAACCGATGGCGGGCCGGGGGATCCGCAGTCACCTCAAAGGAGCAGAGAACCGACGTCAGACCTGA
- a CDS encoding Abi family protein yields the protein MKPVYAKTPLTIPQQVEHLQERGLHIPDTARAQLVLRRVGLYRLKGFLLPYKTPAGYVPGTSFADAERLMKLDEALRLHVLGAMQTVEVGVRQAIVQWMLERHGLRWYADPVHFHEPNGYFDHTEFLSKVTEEFSRMPELFVGHYRERYDLDVPPPIWMIAETMSLGGWSKLFAALRSQEDRDGIADLLGVRASTFTSWLHALTVVRNVCAHQSRLYDRVFATMGVADNKRVRRKLLEQSFDPRDTEARRLAPRLYALHRLTQALDPGCAWTADLMGVVAGYSAAEVVRLGFRPGWDAQPEWTTVGTGS from the coding sequence ATGAAGCCGGTCTACGCCAAGACACCTCTGACCATCCCCCAGCAGGTCGAGCATCTCCAGGAGCGCGGACTTCACATCCCCGACACCGCGCGCGCCCAGCTGGTCCTGCGGCGGGTCGGACTCTACCGGCTCAAGGGCTTCCTGCTGCCCTACAAGACCCCAGCCGGATACGTGCCGGGCACGAGCTTCGCCGACGCGGAACGCCTCATGAAGCTCGACGAGGCCCTCCGTCTGCATGTCCTCGGGGCCATGCAGACGGTCGAGGTCGGTGTCCGGCAGGCCATCGTCCAGTGGATGCTCGAACGCCACGGCCTGCGCTGGTACGCCGACCCGGTCCACTTCCACGAGCCGAACGGGTACTTCGATCACACCGAGTTCCTGAGCAAGGTCACCGAGGAATTCAGCCGCATGCCGGAGCTGTTCGTGGGGCACTACCGGGAACGGTACGACCTGGACGTCCCGCCGCCGATCTGGATGATCGCCGAAACCATGTCCCTGGGCGGCTGGTCCAAACTCTTCGCGGCGCTGCGTTCACAGGAGGACCGGGACGGAATCGCGGACCTGCTGGGCGTCCGCGCCAGCACGTTCACGTCCTGGCTGCACGCCCTGACGGTCGTGCGGAACGTCTGCGCGCACCAGTCGCGCCTGTACGACCGGGTGTTCGCGACGATGGGCGTCGCGGACAACAAGCGGGTCCGGCGCAAACTGCTGGAGCAGTCGTTCGATCCCCGGGATACGGAGGCGCGCCGCCTCGCGCCGCGGCTGTACGCGCTTCACCGGCTGACGCAGGCGCTCGATCCGGGGTGCGCCTGGACGGCCGACCTGATGGGTGTCGTGGCCGGGTACAGCGCAGCGGAAGTCGTCCGGCTGGGGTTCCGGCCAGGCTGGGACGCCCAGCCCGAATGGACGACGGTCGGGACTGGCTCCTGA
- a CDS encoding ParB/RepB/Spo0J family partition protein, whose amino-acid sequence MSREDLLGGLSAVATQGQVRQISHEQLHRAPWQPRRSFPRDSLLALARSVRREGVRQNLIVRPSPQQPGRYEIIAGERRWRASAPDLSTNLQLSVEEAQSLTGAPPRTLPCLVLTIDDHDARRLSAVENLQREDLDAVDEALYRLLLIQDVLSEGQTDAAPDDPSTLAQTLGRRLHAVRNHPEKHEDERTRLETLFASLGTMTWESFVTNNLPLLQLPHDLLDAVREGRMAGRSALLIHRQTDPALRQALLDASETGASFQDLRRLVDDHQGKRWKGLAADVRQNLGARTLERLDDQRRARVMRLLEQLHEELRGDAR is encoded by the coding sequence GTGTCTCGTGAGGACCTGCTCGGCGGCCTGAGCGCCGTGGCCACCCAGGGTCAGGTCCGGCAGATCAGCCACGAGCAGCTGCACCGCGCTCCCTGGCAGCCCCGGCGCAGCTTCCCCAGAGACAGCCTGCTGGCCCTGGCCCGCAGCGTCCGTCGGGAGGGAGTCAGGCAGAACCTGATCGTCCGGCCCTCTCCCCAACAGCCGGGACGGTACGAGATCATCGCCGGTGAGCGCCGCTGGCGCGCCTCCGCTCCCGACCTGAGCACTAATCTCCAGCTGAGCGTGGAAGAGGCGCAGAGCCTGACGGGCGCTCCCCCTCGCACGCTGCCCTGCCTGGTCCTCACCATCGACGACCACGACGCCCGCCGCCTCAGCGCCGTGGAGAACCTGCAGCGTGAGGACCTCGACGCCGTCGACGAGGCCCTGTACCGCCTCCTGCTGATTCAGGACGTGCTGAGCGAAGGGCAGACGGACGCAGCCCCGGACGATCCGTCGACGCTGGCCCAGACGCTGGGACGCCGCCTGCACGCTGTCCGTAACCACCCCGAGAAGCACGAAGATGAGCGGACCCGCCTGGAGACCCTGTTCGCGTCCCTGGGCACCATGACCTGGGAATCCTTCGTCACGAACAACCTCCCCCTCCTGCAACTTCCCCATGATCTGCTCGACGCCGTCCGTGAGGGCCGCATGGCCGGCCGCAGCGCCCTGCTGATTCACCGGCAGACCGACCCGGCGCTGCGGCAGGCCCTGCTGGACGCCAGCGAAACCGGCGCGTCCTTCCAGGACCTGCGCCGTCTCGTGGACGACCATCAGGGCAAGCGCTGGAAGGGCCTCGCGGCGGACGTGCGCCAGAACCTCGGGGCCCGGACCCTGGAGCGACTCGACGACCAGCGACGGGCCCGCGTCATGCGGCTCCTGGAACAGCTGCATGAAGAGTTGCGGGGCGACGCTCGCTGA
- a CDS encoding DEAD/DEAH box helicase, which yields MTPLARGEHVIHAAHGRGQVELDLGDTTIVRFGHGLEEVLSAELRAQPAPAQVASRGDVQLPLDVLTRLQAELITSINDTWGVFARSRIALLPHQLWVCRQVLREWPPRWLVADDVGLGKTVEAGLILWPLLSRRQVRRFLIICPAGLVEQWQERLRRMFDIRVSRYHPDLDHARADYWNGHHQVVVSLQTIREDHDGRHGRLLAADPWDLVIVDEAHHLNVDDQAGATLGYRLVDRLMQAGRIGGLVLFTATPHRGKDRGFVSLLELLRPDLFDARKPLAEQLPQLSRVVIRNNKQNVTDLQGRRLFHPPRVQAETYRYSPAEADFYRMLTEFVASGQAYASTLGDTQGSQAVTLVLIALQKLASSSVAAVRRALHGRLARLRAATSAARGSRRWTEQYRALEGQAETEAVNALDEEVGEWASWVRLMEHELERLEELVAAADRVEEETKLQAILAAVTSRFEGRSVLFFTEYKATQAALMGELGRRYGEHSVAFINGDGRIEVSGRTLTLTRQEASARFNRGEVRFLVATEAAGEGIDLQGVCHTLVHVDLPWNPMRLHQRVGRLNRYGQTRQVDVLTLRNEDTVEALIWDRLTEKLGRVMQAFGEVMDEPEDLLQMVLGMTSPSLFRDLFTGAQSIPRDALGAWFDAGTGHFGGRDVVDVVRDLVGHSARFDYQEVSRQIPRVDLPDLEPFLRNALNLNRRQVRHDDGLTFKTPEAWAGEIGVLRSYRGLTFDRSLAGEDLSRVVGVGHKVLDAALGQARGLEASVTVLTVRRPQPPLLVYRVFDRVTARPAGERGTLVGVRLGPAPTVLRDWEALLELNALQAGTPGSPRGADLQADVERAQDIVQGRLDDLHLTFARPQVEFLGGIWFQGPEA from the coding sequence ATGACCCCGCTGGCCCGTGGTGAACATGTCATACACGCTGCCCACGGCCGTGGGCAGGTCGAGCTGGACCTCGGGGACACCACCATCGTCCGGTTCGGTCACGGGCTCGAGGAGGTCCTCTCGGCGGAACTCCGCGCGCAACCCGCCCCGGCGCAGGTCGCCAGCCGCGGTGACGTGCAACTTCCCCTGGACGTCCTGACGCGGCTTCAGGCGGAACTCATCACCTCCATCAACGACACGTGGGGCGTGTTCGCGCGGTCGCGCATCGCGCTGCTGCCCCACCAGCTGTGGGTGTGTCGCCAGGTGCTGCGGGAGTGGCCGCCCCGCTGGCTGGTCGCGGACGACGTCGGCCTGGGCAAGACGGTCGAGGCGGGTCTGATCCTCTGGCCGCTCCTGAGTCGCCGGCAGGTCCGGCGCTTCCTGATCATCTGCCCGGCCGGACTGGTGGAGCAGTGGCAGGAACGGCTGCGGCGGATGTTCGACATCCGGGTGTCCCGCTATCACCCGGACCTGGATCACGCCCGAGCGGACTACTGGAACGGCCACCATCAGGTCGTCGTCTCCCTTCAGACCATCCGTGAGGACCACGACGGACGGCATGGACGGCTCCTCGCCGCGGACCCCTGGGACCTGGTGATCGTGGACGAGGCCCACCACCTCAACGTGGACGACCAGGCCGGGGCCACCCTGGGCTACCGGCTGGTCGACCGCCTCATGCAGGCCGGTCGGATCGGTGGGCTGGTCCTGTTCACGGCGACCCCGCACCGGGGCAAGGACCGGGGCTTCGTCTCCCTGCTCGAACTGCTCCGCCCGGACCTGTTCGACGCCCGGAAGCCGCTGGCCGAGCAGCTGCCCCAGCTGTCCCGCGTGGTCATCCGCAACAACAAACAGAACGTCACGGACCTGCAGGGCCGCCGGCTCTTCCACCCCCCGAGGGTCCAGGCGGAGACCTACCGCTACTCTCCGGCGGAGGCCGACTTCTACCGCATGCTCACGGAGTTCGTCGCGAGCGGCCAGGCCTACGCATCGACCCTCGGTGACACGCAGGGCAGTCAGGCGGTCACGCTGGTGCTGATCGCCCTCCAGAAGCTGGCGTCGAGTTCGGTGGCGGCGGTGCGCCGCGCGCTGCACGGGCGGCTGGCACGACTGCGCGCGGCGACCAGCGCCGCCCGCGGCTCGCGCCGCTGGACCGAGCAGTACCGGGCCCTGGAGGGGCAGGCGGAGACGGAGGCCGTCAACGCGCTCGACGAGGAGGTGGGCGAGTGGGCCAGCTGGGTCCGGCTGATGGAGCACGAACTCGAACGCCTCGAGGAACTGGTCGCCGCCGCCGACCGCGTGGAGGAGGAGACCAAGCTGCAGGCCATCCTCGCGGCCGTGACCAGCCGGTTCGAGGGCCGCTCGGTCCTGTTCTTTACGGAGTACAAGGCGACCCAGGCGGCACTGATGGGCGAGCTGGGGCGGCGGTACGGCGAGCACAGCGTGGCGTTCATCAACGGGGACGGCCGCATCGAGGTGTCCGGCCGGACGCTGACCCTGACGCGCCAGGAGGCCTCCGCACGGTTCAACCGCGGTGAGGTGCGTTTCCTGGTGGCGACGGAGGCGGCCGGTGAGGGGATCGACCTGCAGGGCGTGTGCCACACGCTCGTCCACGTCGACCTGCCCTGGAACCCCATGCGGCTGCACCAGCGGGTCGGACGGCTCAACCGTTACGGGCAGACCCGGCAGGTGGACGTCCTGACCCTGCGGAACGAGGACACCGTGGAGGCGCTGATCTGGGACCGGCTCACCGAGAAGCTGGGGCGGGTGATGCAGGCCTTTGGCGAAGTGATGGACGAACCTGAGGACCTGCTCCAGATGGTGCTCGGCATGACCTCGCCGTCCCTCTTCCGGGATCTGTTCACGGGCGCCCAGTCCATCCCCCGGGACGCCCTCGGCGCCTGGTTCGATGCCGGGACGGGGCACTTCGGGGGGCGGGATGTGGTCGACGTCGTGCGGGACCTCGTGGGCCACAGCGCGCGGTTCGACTACCAGGAGGTGAGTCGACAGATCCCCCGGGTCGACCTGCCCGACCTCGAACCCTTTCTGCGCAACGCCCTGAACCTGAACCGACGACAGGTACGGCACGACGACGGACTGACCTTCAAGACCCCGGAGGCCTGGGCGGGGGAGATCGGCGTGCTGCGCAGCTACCGGGGCCTGACGTTCGACCGGTCCCTCGCCGGTGAAGACCTCAGCCGGGTGGTCGGCGTCGGACATAAGGTGCTGGACGCCGCCCTCGGGCAGGCGCGGGGCCTGGAGGCCAGCGTCACGGTCCTCACGGTCCGCCGGCCACAGCCGCCCCTGCTGGTCTACCGGGTCTTCGACCGGGTGACGGCGCGGCCCGCCGGGGAACGGGGGACACTCGTGGGCGTCCGACTCGGTCCTGCGCCCACGGTGCTGCGGGACTGGGAAGCGCTGCTGGAGCTCAACGCCCTGCAGGCCGGCACGCCCGGATCCCCACGCGGCGCAGATCTGCAGGCGGACGTGGAGCGGGCGCAGGATATCGTGCAGGGCCGACTGGACGACCTCCACCTCACCTTCGCCCGGCCACAGGTCGAATTCCTGGGCGGGATCTGGTTCCAGGGGCCCGAGGCGTGA